The Urbifossiella limnaea genome has a window encoding:
- a CDS encoding TIGR03790 family protein, with the protein MRHALALIFLTASPALAVEPADVVVVANKTVPESVRVAEHYLAKRKVPAANLVLLDLPAAEDISRADYDSRLAGPLRKALAERKDAVKVILTVYGVPLRVGRQDPGADEKAALAKLAPELDAARKAVEALEKDKADPKDVAAAREKRDALDRKRRNLSHDESHAAVDSELMLLWWDRYPLDRWVPNPLYFQGSERYRKASPPAVMTCRLDGPTPQTATRLVDDALAVEEKGLTGRVVIDARGIRFDPKGKDTGHGYAGYDESMRETATLFGKTPLPVTLDDKEPVLPAGAAKGVALYCGWYSHANFVDCCGYERGAIAWHLASSEATTLRRPDSKVWCPNLLKKGVAATLGPVAEPYTVGFPKPAEFFGFLAAGDTLIEAYARSALFCSWMTVLVGDPLYRPFGQAPLLAPADVRPSPAGGQNRSP; encoded by the coding sequence ATGCGCCACGCCCTCGCCCTGATCTTCCTGACGGCCTCGCCCGCACTGGCTGTCGAGCCCGCGGACGTCGTCGTGGTGGCGAACAAGACCGTCCCCGAGTCCGTGCGCGTGGCCGAGCACTACCTCGCGAAGCGGAAGGTGCCCGCGGCGAACCTCGTGCTGCTCGACCTGCCGGCGGCCGAGGACATCAGCCGCGCCGACTACGACTCCCGCCTCGCCGGCCCGCTGCGGAAGGCGCTCGCGGAGCGGAAGGACGCCGTGAAGGTGATCCTGACCGTGTACGGCGTGCCGCTGCGCGTCGGCCGGCAGGACCCCGGCGCCGACGAGAAGGCCGCGCTGGCGAAGCTGGCCCCCGAGCTCGACGCCGCCCGCAAGGCCGTCGAGGCGCTGGAGAAGGACAAGGCCGACCCGAAGGACGTGGCCGCCGCGCGGGAGAAGCGCGACGCGCTCGACCGCAAGCGCCGCAACCTGTCGCACGACGAGAGCCACGCCGCCGTGGACAGCGAGCTGATGCTGCTGTGGTGGGACCGCTACCCGCTCGACCGGTGGGTGCCGAACCCGCTGTACTTCCAGGGGAGCGAGCGCTACCGGAAGGCGTCGCCGCCGGCGGTGATGACGTGCCGCCTCGACGGGCCGACGCCGCAGACGGCGACGCGGCTCGTGGACGACGCGCTGGCCGTCGAGGAGAAGGGGCTGACCGGCCGCGTGGTGATCGACGCCCGCGGCATCCGCTTCGACCCGAAGGGGAAGGACACGGGCCACGGCTACGCCGGGTACGACGAGTCGATGCGCGAGACGGCGACGCTGTTCGGCAAGACGCCGCTGCCGGTGACACTCGACGACAAGGAGCCGGTGCTGCCGGCGGGCGCGGCGAAGGGCGTGGCGCTGTACTGCGGGTGGTACTCGCACGCCAACTTCGTGGACTGCTGCGGGTACGAGCGCGGCGCGATCGCGTGGCACCTGGCGAGCTCGGAGGCGACGACGCTGCGGCGGCCGGACAGCAAGGTGTGGTGCCCGAACCTGCTGAAGAAGGGCGTGGCCGCGACGCTGGGGCCGGTGGCGGAGCCGTACACGGTGGGCTTCCCGAAGCCCGCCGAGTTCTTCGGCTTCCTGGCGGCCGGCGACACCCTGATCGAGGCGTACGCGCGGTCGGCACTGTTCTGCAGCTGGATGACGGTGCTGGTCGGCGACCCGCTGTACCGGCCGTTCGGGCAGGCGCCGCTGCTGGCGCCGGCGGACGTGCGACCGAGCCCGGCCGGCGGGCAGAACCGGAGCCCGTAG
- a CDS encoding TolC family protein translates to MCWVAAAGLLAVPACASFRPPDTVSAPPTAAPEAGAGALPITLPAALALTGANALDIQIADERTRAAAARLDRANALWLPNVNVGVDYFRHDGQIQDIVGTVFTTSRSSLLLGVGPQAVVSTADAVFGPLAARQLVRAAEADARAARNDTTLAVAVAYFNVQQARGEVAGAADALRRAEDLVARTEKLAPDLAPDLEVNRARAEAAHRRQAVEAAYERWQLSSSELTRLLRLRPGTLVEPAEEPSLTVALVEPGQPVEELIAVGLTHRPELAAYQAVVQAALTRARQEGKRPLYPTVAVRGVGSNTPGLAGGYFGGGINDDVQDFGPRFSVDIQAVWELQGLGFGNRAATRERAADSRRAVLELLRTQDAVAAEVTQAHAQLERSARRLAAAGDGVRNAVATAEKNLQGLGQTRRAGEQLVLVFRPQEAVAAVAALDQAYRDFYQAVGDHNRAQFRLYRALGHPAEALAALAGPR, encoded by the coding sequence GTGTGCTGGGTCGCGGCCGCCGGGCTGCTCGCCGTTCCCGCGTGCGCCAGCTTCCGCCCCCCCGATACCGTCTCCGCCCCGCCGACCGCCGCCCCGGAGGCGGGCGCCGGCGCGCTGCCGATCACCCTTCCCGCCGCGCTCGCCCTCACCGGCGCCAACGCCCTCGACATCCAGATCGCCGACGAGCGCACCCGTGCCGCCGCGGCCCGGCTCGACCGGGCGAACGCCCTGTGGCTGCCGAACGTCAACGTCGGCGTCGACTACTTCCGCCACGACGGGCAGATCCAGGACATCGTCGGCACCGTGTTCACGACGAGCCGGTCGTCGCTTCTGCTGGGCGTGGGGCCGCAGGCGGTGGTGTCCACGGCCGACGCCGTGTTCGGCCCCCTCGCCGCGCGGCAACTGGTGCGTGCCGCCGAGGCCGACGCCCGCGCCGCCCGCAACGACACCACGCTGGCCGTGGCCGTGGCCTACTTCAACGTGCAGCAGGCGCGCGGCGAGGTGGCCGGCGCCGCCGACGCGCTGCGGCGGGCCGAAGACCTTGTGGCCCGGACCGAGAAGCTCGCCCCCGACCTGGCGCCGGACCTGGAGGTGAACCGCGCCAGGGCCGAGGCGGCGCACCGCCGGCAGGCCGTGGAGGCGGCGTACGAGCGGTGGCAGCTTTCCAGCTCCGAGCTGACGCGCCTCCTGCGGCTGCGGCCGGGCACGCTCGTCGAGCCGGCCGAGGAGCCGTCGTTGACGGTGGCGCTGGTCGAGCCCGGGCAGCCCGTCGAGGAGCTGATCGCCGTCGGGCTGACGCACCGGCCGGAACTGGCGGCGTACCAGGCGGTGGTGCAGGCGGCGCTGACGCGGGCGCGGCAGGAGGGTAAGCGGCCGCTGTACCCCACGGTCGCGGTGCGCGGCGTCGGCTCGAACACGCCGGGCCTGGCCGGCGGCTACTTCGGCGGCGGCATCAACGACGACGTGCAGGACTTCGGCCCGCGCTTCAGCGTGGACATCCAGGCCGTGTGGGAGCTGCAAGGGCTCGGGTTCGGCAACCGCGCCGCGACCCGGGAGCGCGCCGCCGACAGCCGGCGGGCGGTGCTCGAGCTGCTGCGCACGCAGGACGCCGTGGCCGCCGAGGTGACGCAGGCGCACGCGCAGCTGGAGCGCTCGGCGCGGCGGCTGGCCGCGGCCGGCGACGGGGTGCGGAACGCGGTGGCGACGGCGGAGAAGAACCTGCAGGGGCTGGGCCAGACGCGGCGGGCCGGCGAGCAACTGGTGCTGGTGTTCCGGCCGCAGGAGGCGGTGGCCGCGGTGGCGGCGCTGGACCAGGCGTACCGCGACTTCTACCAGGCCGTCGGCGACCACAACCGGGCGCAGTTCCGGCTGTACCGGGCGCTCGGCCACCCGGCCGAGGCGCTCGCGGCGCTGGCGGGGCCGCGGTGA
- a CDS encoding peptidylprolyl isomerase, protein MGTRAAVWRWGGVIPAVLVATAAAAQPPAQAPDVGKRVAAFIHGTTAVTREELGEYLIARGGMDKIDLLVNRKIVEIEAARRGVSVTALEVAAGFNEDLQASGLSRDDFVRAVLPRYGKSLYEWENDVVRQRLLLGKMTRDQVKVTEDEVRKAFEAKHGERREAFVIKWPRQPTPLPDDVKKLAVSDQQQFEKLATQQPNDLKENGGRIAPIGRHIDGEDPRVEKALFELKNPGDAVWVETETTSTCLRLIRVVPPDAVTFEQAKAAIEKDVFDRKLSRLMPEVFLKIRTAANPQLTQHVPERPAEPNAKPAPRAQHPDPKVLAVVFGTVPVTRGDLGEFLIARGGFERLEPLINVKIVTTEAAKRGVTASPEEVEAALADDLKAVGVEKADFVSKLLPKAKKTLPEYLEDEVRPRVLLEKMCKGKVQATEEELKKAFERHYGEKRTAKIIMWPAGQFRQAQKDWDLARQGDAQFDSVARGQNDPNLAAAAGQVRPIGRHGDAPNPLIEKVVFELKEGELSQLFQTPAGIVCVKCTGVIPPAQAVDFAAVRPALEKEVLARKQGQEVAALFAQLKAAANPNLILRGPPSEAENAEGIRQIINQSGVTPPKQ, encoded by the coding sequence ATGGGCACCCGCGCGGCGGTCTGGCGGTGGGGCGGGGTCATCCCGGCGGTACTGGTGGCGACGGCCGCGGCCGCCCAGCCGCCGGCGCAGGCCCCGGACGTGGGGAAGCGCGTCGCCGCGTTCATCCACGGCACCACGGCGGTCACCCGCGAGGAGCTCGGCGAGTACCTCATCGCCCGCGGCGGCATGGACAAGATCGACCTGCTGGTGAACCGCAAGATCGTGGAGATCGAGGCCGCCCGCCGCGGCGTCAGCGTCACCGCGCTCGAGGTCGCCGCCGGGTTCAACGAGGACTTGCAGGCGTCCGGCCTCAGCCGCGACGACTTCGTGCGGGCCGTCCTGCCGCGGTACGGCAAGAGCCTGTACGAGTGGGAAAACGACGTGGTCCGCCAGCGGCTGCTGCTCGGCAAGATGACCCGCGACCAGGTGAAGGTGACCGAGGACGAGGTGCGCAAGGCGTTCGAGGCCAAGCACGGCGAGCGGCGCGAGGCGTTCGTCATCAAGTGGCCGAGGCAGCCGACGCCGCTCCCCGACGACGTGAAGAAGCTCGCCGTCAGCGACCAGCAGCAGTTCGAGAAGCTGGCCACGCAGCAGCCGAACGACCTGAAGGAGAACGGCGGCCGCATCGCCCCCATCGGCCGGCACATCGACGGCGAAGACCCGCGCGTCGAGAAGGCGCTGTTCGAGCTGAAGAACCCCGGCGACGCGGTGTGGGTCGAGACCGAGACGACGAGCACGTGCCTCCGCCTCATCCGCGTCGTGCCGCCGGACGCCGTGACGTTCGAGCAGGCGAAGGCCGCGATCGAGAAGGACGTGTTCGACCGCAAGCTCAGCCGGCTGATGCCGGAGGTGTTCCTGAAGATCCGCACCGCCGCGAACCCGCAGCTGACGCAGCACGTGCCCGAGCGGCCGGCCGAGCCGAACGCCAAGCCGGCCCCGCGGGCGCAACACCCGGACCCGAAGGTGCTGGCGGTCGTGTTCGGCACCGTCCCCGTCACCCGCGGCGACCTCGGCGAGTTCCTCATCGCCCGCGGCGGGTTCGAGCGGCTGGAGCCGCTCATCAACGTGAAGATCGTGACCACCGAGGCCGCGAAGCGCGGCGTCACCGCCAGCCCCGAGGAGGTCGAGGCGGCGCTCGCGGACGACCTCAAGGCCGTCGGCGTGGAGAAGGCCGACTTCGTGTCGAAGCTGCTGCCGAAGGCGAAGAAGACGCTCCCCGAGTACCTGGAGGACGAGGTCCGCCCGCGGGTGCTGCTCGAGAAGATGTGCAAGGGGAAGGTGCAGGCGACGGAGGAGGAGCTGAAGAAGGCGTTCGAGCGCCACTACGGCGAGAAGCGGACGGCGAAGATCATCATGTGGCCGGCCGGCCAGTTCCGCCAGGCCCAGAAGGACTGGGACCTGGCCCGCCAGGGCGACGCGCAGTTCGACTCCGTGGCCCGGGGGCAGAACGACCCGAACCTGGCGGCCGCGGCCGGGCAGGTGCGGCCGATCGGCCGGCACGGCGACGCCCCGAACCCGCTCATCGAGAAGGTGGTGTTCGAGCTGAAGGAGGGCGAGCTGAGCCAGCTGTTCCAGACGCCCGCCGGCATCGTGTGCGTGAAGTGTACCGGCGTGATCCCGCCGGCGCAGGCCGTGGACTTCGCCGCCGTGCGGCCGGCGCTGGAGAAGGAGGTGCTGGCGCGGAAGCAGGGGCAGGAGGTGGCGGCGCTGTTCGCGCAGCTGAAGGCGGCGGCGAACCCGAACCTGATCCTCCGCGGCCCGCCGAGCGAGGCCGAGAACGCCGAGGGCATCCGCCAGATCATCAACCAGTCGGGCGTGACGCCGCCGAAGCAGTGA
- a CDS encoding efflux RND transporter permease subunit: protein MNIVTSALSRPVTVLVLAAGVALAGALALGRMKADIFPALNLPVIYVCQPYGGMDPQQMEGLIANYYEYHFLYVNGIHHVESKNVQGMSLMKLYFHPGTDMAQAMGETVGYVNRSRAFMPPGTVNPFIMRFDTGSVPVGYLVLSSETRSVGEIQDKALFRVRPMFAAIEGVSAPPPFGGSQRTVVVRADPERLQAYGLSADDVVKKLTEGNTIAPSGQIRDETRMPLVPSNAMVVRPDELGTIEVKPGVFLQDVVRRDPVTGRPLIDDASDVPTGYALVNGKRAVYILVTKRASASTLDVVRNVRANLPQMQAELPDDIRVSFELDQSPVVTASMKAVAYEGLLAAGLVGLMVLLFLRDWRSVVVVVLNIPFALVAAVVALWLTGQTLNLMTLGGLALAVGVLVDESTVAVENVHVQMTRTPSVALAAWRGVTETAVPRLLAMLCVLAVFIPAFVMEGAARGLFLPLALAVGFAMIASYVLSGTLVPVLCVWLLKSKHTAAAERPPGWYGRAVGGLVAGRWVLVPAYLVLAGGALALLVPQVGTDIFPRVDAGAFQLRLRAPTGTRIEQTEAITQEALRYIGEEAKAAGGEVDITLGYVGVVASSYPINAVYLWMGGPHESAVRVALKPGSVRVDDLTARLREKLPAHLEAWTAARWKAQGVPADVAERRAKEIRLSFEPADIVNEVMSFGSPTPVEVQVAGANMAASRAYAEKLAAELGKVPALKDVQFAQPLDYPTVEVTVDRRKLAASGSTAADVARAVTPYTSSSRFTVPNFWRDPASGIGYQVQVEVPFALVKSGKDLEVVPVSGAVLLRDVGSVKDGVMPGEIDRYNMKRVVSLTANVQGADLGTVAKDVDAAVKAAGDAPKGVAVDVRGQITPFRELFRGLGFGLAVAVVAVGLMLVAYYQSLRLALVAVAPVPAVLAGVAAALLLTGSTLNLQSFTGAIMAVGVATANAILLVTFAERRRAGGLPGPEAGAAAARERARPILMTAAAMTAGMIPMALGGDQTAPLGRAVVGGLVAGTLTTLFVLPAAFGLAMGRRPARSASRNPFDPASPVYVPGVQEPGHAT, encoded by the coding sequence ATGAACATTGTCACGTCCGCCCTGTCGCGCCCGGTCACCGTGCTCGTGCTCGCCGCCGGCGTCGCGCTGGCCGGCGCCCTCGCCCTCGGCCGCATGAAGGCCGACATCTTCCCCGCCCTCAACCTGCCGGTCATCTACGTGTGCCAGCCGTACGGCGGCATGGACCCGCAGCAGATGGAGGGGCTGATCGCCAACTACTACGAGTACCACTTCCTGTACGTGAACGGCATCCACCACGTCGAGTCGAAGAACGTCCAGGGCATGTCCCTGATGAAGCTGTACTTCCACCCCGGCACCGACATGGCGCAGGCCATGGGCGAGACGGTCGGCTACGTCAACCGCAGCCGGGCGTTCATGCCGCCGGGCACCGTCAACCCGTTCATCATGCGGTTCGACACCGGCAGCGTGCCCGTGGGCTACCTCGTGCTGTCCAGCGAGACGCGCTCGGTCGGCGAGATCCAGGACAAGGCGCTGTTCCGCGTCCGCCCGATGTTCGCCGCCATCGAGGGCGTCAGCGCCCCGCCGCCGTTCGGCGGGTCGCAGCGCACCGTCGTCGTCCGCGCCGACCCCGAGCGCCTCCAGGCCTACGGCCTCTCCGCCGACGACGTGGTGAAGAAGCTGACGGAAGGCAACACCATCGCCCCGTCCGGCCAGATCCGCGACGAGACGCGGATGCCGCTCGTGCCCAGCAACGCGATGGTGGTGCGGCCCGACGAGCTCGGCACGATCGAGGTGAAGCCCGGCGTCTTCCTGCAGGACGTGGTCCGCCGCGACCCCGTGACCGGCCGCCCGCTCATCGACGACGCCAGCGACGTCCCCACCGGCTACGCCCTCGTCAACGGCAAGCGCGCCGTCTACATCCTGGTGACGAAGCGGGCCAGCGCCAGCACGCTCGACGTGGTGCGGAACGTGCGCGCGAACCTGCCGCAGATGCAGGCCGAGCTGCCCGACGACATCCGCGTCAGCTTCGAGCTGGACCAGTCGCCGGTCGTCACCGCGTCGATGAAGGCCGTCGCCTACGAGGGGCTGCTCGCGGCCGGCCTCGTGGGGCTGATGGTGCTCCTGTTCCTGCGCGACTGGCGGAGCGTGGTCGTCGTCGTGCTGAACATCCCGTTCGCGCTCGTCGCCGCGGTCGTGGCCCTGTGGCTGACCGGCCAGACGCTCAACCTGATGACCCTCGGCGGCCTGGCGCTCGCCGTCGGCGTGCTCGTGGACGAGTCCACGGTGGCCGTCGAGAACGTCCACGTGCAGATGACGCGCACGCCGTCGGTGGCGCTGGCCGCGTGGCGCGGCGTCACGGAGACGGCGGTGCCGCGGCTCCTGGCGATGCTGTGCGTCCTGGCCGTGTTCATCCCGGCGTTCGTGATGGAGGGCGCGGCCCGCGGCCTGTTCCTGCCGCTGGCGCTGGCCGTCGGCTTCGCCATGATCGCCAGCTACGTCCTGTCCGGCACGCTCGTGCCGGTGCTGTGCGTGTGGCTGCTGAAGAGCAAGCACACCGCGGCGGCGGAGCGGCCGCCGGGGTGGTACGGCCGCGCCGTCGGCGGGCTGGTCGCGGGGCGGTGGGTACTCGTGCCGGCGTACCTCGTACTCGCCGGGGGCGCGCTCGCGCTGCTGGTGCCGCAGGTGGGAACGGACATCTTCCCGCGCGTGGACGCCGGCGCGTTTCAGCTCCGCCTCCGCGCCCCCACCGGCACCCGCATCGAGCAGACCGAAGCGATCACGCAGGAGGCGCTGCGCTACATCGGCGAGGAGGCGAAGGCCGCGGGCGGCGAGGTGGACATCACCCTCGGCTACGTCGGCGTGGTGGCGTCGAGCTACCCCATCAACGCGGTGTACCTGTGGATGGGCGGCCCGCACGAGTCGGCGGTTCGCGTCGCGCTCAAGCCCGGCTCCGTTCGCGTGGACGACCTGACGGCGCGGCTGCGCGAGAAGCTGCCGGCGCACCTCGAGGCGTGGACGGCGGCGCGGTGGAAGGCGCAGGGCGTGCCCGCCGACGTGGCGGAGCGGCGGGCGAAGGAGATTCGGCTGTCGTTCGAGCCGGCCGACATCGTGAACGAGGTGATGAGCTTCGGCTCGCCGACGCCGGTCGAGGTGCAGGTGGCGGGGGCCAACATGGCCGCGAGCCGGGCGTACGCCGAGAAGCTGGCCGCCGAGCTGGGCAAGGTGCCGGCGCTGAAGGACGTGCAGTTCGCGCAGCCGCTCGACTACCCGACGGTGGAAGTGACCGTGGACCGGCGCAAGCTGGCGGCGAGCGGCAGCACGGCGGCCGACGTGGCGCGGGCGGTGACGCCGTACACGTCGTCGAGCCGGTTCACCGTGCCGAACTTCTGGCGCGACCCGGCCAGCGGCATCGGCTACCAGGTGCAGGTGGAGGTGCCGTTCGCGCTGGTGAAGTCCGGGAAGGACCTGGAGGTGGTGCCCGTATCCGGCGCCGTGCTGCTGCGCGACGTCGGCAGCGTGAAGGACGGCGTGATGCCGGGCGAGATCGACCGGTACAACATGAAGCGCGTCGTCAGCCTGACGGCGAACGTGCAGGGCGCCGACCTGGGCACAGTGGCGAAGGACGTGGACGCGGCCGTGAAGGCGGCCGGCGACGCGCCGAAGGGCGTGGCCGTGGACGTGCGCGGGCAGATCACGCCGTTCCGCGAGCTGTTCCGCGGCCTCGGCTTCGGGCTCGCCGTGGCGGTCGTCGCCGTCGGGCTGATGCTCGTGGCGTACTACCAGTCGCTGCGGCTGGCGCTGGTGGCGGTGGCGCCGGTGCCGGCGGTGCTGGCCGGCGTCGCGGCGGCGCTGCTGCTGACGGGTTCGACGCTGAACCTGCAATCGTTCACCGGCGCGATCATGGCCGTGGGCGTGGCGACGGCGAACGCCATCCTGCTGGTGACGTTCGCCGAGCGCCGCCGCGCCGGGGGGTTGCCCGGCCCCGAGGCCGGCGCCGCGGCGGCGCGGGAGCGGGCGCGGCCGATCCTGATGACGGCCGCGGCGATGACCGCCGGTATGATCCCGATGGCGCTCGGCGGCGACCAGACGGCGCCGCTCGGGCGCGCCGTCGTCGGCGGGCTGGTGGCGGGTACGCTGACGACGCTGTTCGTGCTGCCGGCGGCGTTCGGGCTGGCGATGGGCCGGCGGCCGGCGCGGTCGGCGTCGCGGAACCCGTTCGACCCGGCGAGCCCCGTATACGTTCCCGGTGTGCAGGAGCCTGGCCATGCGACTTGA
- a CDS encoding YncE family protein: MATADTIAIKCPGCQAGFDVPTSLAGKTIRCTSCKTQLPVPAGRAKSAGDALPTAKTAPSRGSNGPPAKSAADMLPKGKPSRRRDDDEDDDEDDDDDRPRRKGKKKAASGGGSAMPLILAVVGVVVLAGGGIGAYFAFKTDTPVASSGGTTTPAEGGSKGGPPRGMTPPGGGEAAWQPFMGDGFTVEMPGTPNKNETQSDGGTTTKMNGLLSADETSAFVVVAATLPPEARTVPPRMMLDLMLTGLEKSSQKQTRGSPFRFGRQKTERKLKVAGKRETTVDGNPAYDVDFAFDPPGGVAVGKLVAAGGKLIVLIAGHETDASFAPQGKRFIDSLKFTAGSGGENVAANTPNGPEAGGTGKPTPRGGGVDGQVTSGGPPPGMTLPGGGPPAGMGIPGPGGPPPGMTFPGAGGPPPGMGIPGAGGPPPGMGIPGRGGPPPGMGIPGRGGPPPGMGIPGGPPPGMGIQGPGAVPPPPGAPPGMGFPMQGPGTPGFGGGTPGFGGSSGAGYITPALAVQIDPFFAIAFDVDKSEVFTVTMQAVSASKATYKLNRYSYPDFAPKGDWKISQLGVRAALDTAGGKLYLATAPLSPATLAQKGDRVTGAGDILVYDLAGIREKKVAERTELKSVATIATGAPVRGLDVSPDGKVLTVLTSRAPVGGKGKAMLRQYDTADRKVIKDKELPNAAWNLSRTADGKGLLVTEDPRVASQALLVCDPVTLEPRPLSLPRGTTDVAVGPDGKMVAAAGASGGQAGDLVLIDAAAAPKKLLATAARKNQNGYARFTPDGKKLLVASHGMEQQNFAPGMDVYEVTDPADPTSYKKAGTIRSAGMQYVGGYFHVSPDGERVVIQLTGAVLETAKLTEHVGGPEPAGLDGNGGQPGPGQPGVAGPGQPGPGRGGFAPPGQPGPGQPGPPPAPGQLGPGQPGPGRAPAPGELGPGQPGPGRPAPGQLGPGQPGPGQPNPGVPAAPGAPGLDGPGGRRGPAPPAP, from the coding sequence ATGGCCACCGCCGACACCATCGCCATCAAGTGCCCGGGGTGCCAGGCCGGATTCGACGTTCCCACCAGCCTCGCCGGCAAGACCATCCGCTGCACGTCGTGCAAGACGCAGCTGCCCGTCCCCGCCGGCCGCGCCAAGTCGGCCGGCGACGCCCTCCCCACCGCGAAGACGGCGCCGTCCCGTGGCTCGAACGGCCCGCCCGCCAAGTCCGCCGCGGACATGCTCCCGAAGGGGAAGCCGAGCCGCCGGCGCGACGACGACGAGGACGACGACGAGGATGACGACGACGACCGCCCGCGGCGGAAGGGGAAGAAGAAGGCGGCGAGCGGCGGCGGGTCGGCGATGCCGCTGATCCTGGCGGTGGTCGGCGTCGTGGTGCTGGCGGGCGGCGGCATCGGGGCGTACTTCGCGTTCAAGACGGACACGCCGGTCGCGTCGTCGGGCGGCACGACGACGCCGGCGGAGGGCGGCTCGAAGGGCGGCCCGCCGCGCGGCATGACCCCGCCGGGCGGCGGCGAGGCGGCCTGGCAGCCCTTCATGGGCGACGGGTTCACCGTCGAGATGCCCGGCACGCCGAACAAGAACGAGACCCAGAGCGACGGCGGCACGACGACGAAGATGAACGGGCTCCTGTCCGCGGACGAGACCAGCGCGTTCGTCGTGGTGGCCGCGACGCTGCCGCCCGAGGCCCGGACGGTCCCGCCGCGGATGATGCTCGACCTGATGCTGACCGGGCTGGAGAAGAGTTCCCAGAAGCAGACCCGCGGCAGCCCGTTCCGGTTCGGCCGGCAGAAGACCGAGCGGAAGCTGAAGGTCGCCGGTAAGCGGGAGACGACCGTGGACGGGAACCCCGCCTACGACGTGGACTTCGCCTTCGACCCACCCGGCGGGGTGGCCGTCGGGAAGCTGGTGGCGGCCGGCGGGAAGCTCATCGTCCTCATCGCCGGTCACGAGACGGACGCGTCGTTCGCGCCGCAGGGCAAGCGGTTCATCGACTCCCTGAAGTTCACCGCCGGCAGCGGCGGCGAGAACGTCGCCGCGAACACGCCGAACGGCCCCGAGGCCGGCGGGACCGGCAAGCCGACCCCCCGCGGCGGTGGCGTCGACGGGCAGGTGACCTCCGGCGGCCCGCCCCCCGGCATGACGTTGCCCGGCGGCGGCCCGCCCGCGGGCATGGGCATCCCCGGCCCCGGCGGCCCGCCCCCGGGTATGACGTTCCCTGGCGCCGGCGGCCCGCCGCCCGGCATGGGCATCCCCGGCGCCGGCGGCCCGCCCCCCGGCATGGGCATCCCCGGCCGTGGCGGCCCGCCTCCGGGTATGGGCATCCCCGGCCGTGGCGGCCCGCCTCCGGGTATGGGCATCCCCGGCGGCCCGCCGCCCGGTATGGGCATTCAGGGTCCGGGCGCGGTGCCCCCGCCGCCCGGCGCGCCGCCCGGCATGGGCTTCCCGATGCAAGGGCCCGGCACCCCCGGGTTCGGCGGCGGCACCCCCGGGTTCGGCGGCAGCTCCGGCGCCGGCTACATCACCCCCGCCCTCGCCGTGCAGATCGACCCGTTCTTCGCCATCGCCTTCGACGTGGACAAGTCGGAGGTGTTCACGGTGACCATGCAGGCCGTCTCGGCCTCCAAGGCGACGTACAAGCTGAACCGCTATTCCTACCCCGACTTCGCGCCCAAGGGCGACTGGAAGATCAGCCAGCTCGGCGTCCGCGCCGCCCTCGACACCGCCGGCGGCAAGCTGTACCTGGCCACCGCCCCGCTCAGCCCCGCCACGCTGGCCCAGAAGGGCGACCGCGTCACCGGCGCCGGCGACATCCTCGTGTACGACCTGGCCGGCATCCGGGAGAAGAAGGTGGCCGAGCGGACCGAGCTGAAGTCGGTCGCCACCATCGCCACCGGCGCCCCGGTCCGCGGGCTCGACGTGTCGCCCGACGGCAAGGTGCTGACGGTGCTCACGTCGCGCGCCCCGGTCGGCGGCAAGGGGAAGGCGATGCTCCGCCAGTACGACACCGCCGACCGCAAGGTGATCAAGGACAAGGAGCTGCCCAACGCAGCGTGGAACCTGTCCCGCACGGCCGACGGCAAGGGCCTGCTGGTGACCGAGGACCCGCGGGTCGCCAGCCAGGCGCTGCTGGTGTGCGACCCCGTGACGCTGGAGCCGCGGCCGCTGTCGCTGCCGCGCGGCACCACCGACGTGGCCGTGGGGCCGGACGGCAAGATGGTGGCCGCCGCCGGCGCGTCCGGCGGGCAGGCCGGCGACCTGGTCCTCATCGACGCCGCCGCCGCCCCGAAGAAGCTGCTGGCGACGGCCGCCCGGAAGAACCAGAACGGCTACGCCCGGTTCACCCCGGACGGCAAGAAGCTGCTGGTGGCGTCGCACGGGATGGAGCAGCAGAACTTCGCCCCCGGCATGGACGTGTACGAGGTGACGGACCCGGCCGACCCGACGAGCTACAAGAAGGCCGGCACCATCCGCAGCGCCGGGATGCAGTACGTGGGCGGCTACTTCCACGTGTCGCCGGACGGCGAGCGGGTGGTGATCCAGCTGACCGGCGCCGTCCTGGAAACGGCAAAGCTGACGGAGCACGTCGGCGGCCCCGAGCCCGCGGGTCTGGACGGCAACGGGGGTCAGCCCGGCCCGGGTCAGCCCGGCGTGGCCGGCCCGGGTCAACCCGGCCCCGGTCGCGGCGGGTTTGCCCCCCCCGGTCAGCCCGGCCCGGGTCAGCCGGGTCCGCCGCCCGCCCCCGGCCAGCTCGGGCCGGGCCAGCCCGGCCCGGGGCGAGCCCCGGCGCCCGGCGAACTCGGGCCGGGTCAGCCCGGCCCGGGGCGGCCGGCCCCTGGCCAGCTCGGGCCGGGTCAGCCCGGCCCCGGCCAGCCGAACCCGGGTGTGCCGGCGGCGCCGGGCGCGCCGGGCCTGGACGGCCCCGGCGGCCGGCGCGGCCCCGCCCCGCCCGCACCCTGA